The Collimonas fungivorans Ter331 genome has a segment encoding these proteins:
- a CDS encoding aromatic ring-hydroxylating oxygenase subunit alpha encodes MSDLASITKLARSDAQLPVNVYFDEALLKREIQQLFQNGPRYVGHELMVPNVGDYATLASENEGRMLVRNPQGIELVSNVCRHRQAKMFDGRGNARNIVCPLHRWTYDLKGELIGAPHFGETPCMNLSRTPLQNWNGLLFEQNAFHVGEKLAQLGVAKDLDFSGYLFDHVEVHECDYNWKTFIEVYLEDYHVEPFHPGLGSFVSCDDLEWQFGKDYSVQTVGVNHGLAKSGSPAYKKWQEQVLKFSNGEPPKFGAIWLTLYPNIMVEWYPHVLVVSTLWPRGPQKTTNVVEFYYPEEIALFEREMVEAERAAYMETCVEDDEIALRMDAGRRILMERGVNEVGPYQSPMEDGMQHFHEWYRSQDGLA; translated from the coding sequence ATGTCCGATCTGGCTTCTATAACCAAGCTCGCGCGCTCCGATGCGCAACTTCCGGTCAACGTCTACTTTGACGAAGCGCTGTTAAAGCGCGAAATCCAGCAATTGTTTCAGAATGGCCCGCGTTACGTCGGCCATGAACTGATGGTGCCCAACGTCGGCGATTACGCCACGCTGGCTTCTGAAAACGAAGGCCGCATGCTGGTGCGCAATCCCCAAGGGATTGAGCTGGTATCCAATGTCTGCCGCCATCGGCAGGCAAAAATGTTCGACGGCCGCGGCAATGCCCGCAACATCGTCTGCCCGCTGCATCGCTGGACTTACGACCTCAAGGGCGAACTGATAGGCGCACCGCATTTCGGCGAGACGCCGTGCATGAACCTGTCCAGGACGCCTTTGCAAAACTGGAACGGCTTGCTGTTTGAACAAAACGCCTTCCATGTCGGCGAAAAACTGGCGCAGCTGGGCGTGGCCAAGGATCTCGATTTCAGCGGCTACCTGTTCGACCATGTCGAAGTCCACGAGTGCGACTACAACTGGAAAACCTTTATCGAGGTTTACCTGGAGGACTATCACGTCGAGCCGTTCCATCCCGGCCTCGGCAGTTTTGTCAGCTGCGACGACCTGGAATGGCAATTCGGCAAGGATTACAGCGTGCAGACCGTGGGCGTCAATCACGGACTGGCGAAATCCGGCTCGCCGGCATACAAGAAGTGGCAAGAGCAGGTGCTCAAGTTCAGCAACGGCGAACCGCCGAAGTTCGGCGCGATCTGGCTGACCCTGTATCCCAACATCATGGTGGAATGGTATCCCCACGTACTGGTGGTGTCGACGCTGTGGCCGCGCGGCCCGCAAAAGACCACCAACGTGGTCGAGTTCTACTACCCCGAGGAAATTGCGCTATTCGAGCGCGAAATGGTCGAGGCGGAACGTGCCGCATACATGGAAACCTGCGTCGAAGATGATGAAATTGCACTGCGCATGGATGCCGGACGGCGCATCCTGATGGAGCGCGGCGTCAATGAAGTCGGCCCTTACCAGTCGCCGATGGAAGACGGCATGCAGCATTTCCACGAGTGGTACCGGAGCCAGGACGGCCTGGCCTGA
- a CDS encoding polyprenyl synthetase family protein: MTVAVPLSHHAQEPALAFDAWMRQTQTGMEAALDRFLPAATSIPARLHQAMRYAVLDGGKRVRPLLVFAAGELFATPLTVAQRAAAAVEMIHAYSLVHDDMPCMDDDALRRGKPTVHVQYDEATALLVGDALQSQAFVVLAEAGAEIGAEIDSARQIVMLRLLAQASGSLGMCGGQAIDLASVGLNLSLAELEQMHKLKTGALLRASVLLGAWGGKALAPAEIEALEAYGTAIGLAFQVVDDILDATADSATLGKTAGKDAADNKPTYVSILGLPESQALAEKLRNDAHQALAIFGNKARRLRELADLIVQRKA, translated from the coding sequence ATGACTGTTGCCGTTCCATTATCGCACCATGCGCAGGAGCCGGCATTGGCTTTCGACGCCTGGATGCGCCAGACGCAAACCGGGATGGAAGCTGCCCTGGACCGGTTCTTGCCGGCTGCAACCAGCATCCCGGCCAGGCTGCACCAGGCCATGCGTTATGCCGTGCTGGATGGCGGCAAGCGGGTCCGTCCCTTGCTGGTATTTGCCGCCGGGGAACTGTTTGCAACGCCGCTCACCGTTGCCCAGCGCGCCGCCGCTGCCGTCGAAATGATCCACGCTTATTCGCTGGTGCACGACGACATGCCCTGCATGGACGATGACGCCTTGCGCCGTGGCAAGCCTACCGTGCATGTGCAATACGATGAAGCGACTGCCTTGCTGGTGGGCGACGCCTTGCAGTCGCAGGCCTTCGTGGTGCTGGCCGAAGCCGGTGCGGAAATCGGCGCGGAAATTGATTCGGCGCGCCAGATCGTCATGCTGCGCCTGCTGGCGCAAGCCTCCGGCTCGCTCGGCATGTGCGGCGGCCAGGCGATCGACCTGGCCAGCGTCGGCCTCAACCTGTCGCTGGCAGAGCTGGAACAGATGCACAAGCTGAAAACCGGCGCCTTGTTGCGCGCCTCGGTATTGCTAGGAGCATGGGGCGGCAAGGCCCTGGCGCCGGCTGAAATCGAGGCGCTGGAAGCCTACGGCACCGCCATCGGCCTGGCGTTCCAGGTGGTGGACGACATCCTCGACGCCACCGCGGATTCCGCGACGCTGGGGAAAACCGCCGGCAAGGACGCCGCCGACAACAAGCCGACCTATGTCTCGATCCTGGGTTTGCCGGAATCGCAGGCGCTGGCAGAAAAATTACGCAACGACGCCCACCAGGCGCTTGCTATCTTTGGGAACAAGGCACGCCGCCTGCGCGAGCTGGCGGATTTGATCGTGCAACGCAAGGCTTAG
- a CDS encoding DMT family transporter, which produces MQSLWMLFASLMFSIMGVCVKLAADHYSIAEIVLSRGLIGMLFIVVLILLKGGTLKTPMPRQHLWRGVIGVIALSMWFYSFSLLPVATATTLNYTSSIWLAAILFGAAWWRGNSRFEWGMAFTILLSFIGVMLLLRPSFDAEQTSGGMIALASGLLSAVAYLQVRRLGKLGEPEYRVVFYFSSTSALAGLAGSILLSGGGIPLWHPHSAQGLALLITLSLSATLAQMAMTRAYRLGNPLLTANLQYTGIVFSSIWGILIWHDQMDWRGWLGTAVILISGLLATFYNQKKARPLNSLHEEKTVVAQTGSPRRGA; this is translated from the coding sequence ATGCAATCACTCTGGATGCTGTTCGCTAGCCTCATGTTTTCAATCATGGGAGTCTGCGTCAAGCTCGCCGCCGACCATTACTCCATTGCCGAAATCGTGCTGAGCCGCGGCCTGATCGGCATGCTGTTCATCGTTGTCCTGATCCTGCTGAAAGGCGGCACCCTCAAGACTCCCATGCCGCGCCAGCACCTGTGGCGCGGCGTGATCGGCGTGATTGCGCTGTCGATGTGGTTCTATTCCTTCAGCCTGCTGCCGGTGGCTACCGCCACCACCCTCAACTACACTTCCTCGATATGGCTGGCGGCAATCCTGTTCGGCGCCGCCTGGTGGCGCGGCAACAGCCGCTTCGAATGGGGCATGGCGTTCACCATCCTGCTCAGCTTCATCGGCGTGATGCTGTTGCTGCGGCCATCGTTCGACGCCGAGCAGACCAGCGGCGGCATGATCGCGCTGGCCTCCGGCCTGCTGTCGGCCGTGGCTTACCTGCAGGTACGGCGCCTGGGCAAGCTGGGCGAACCGGAATACCGGGTGGTTTTCTATTTTTCAAGCACCAGCGCCCTCGCCGGCCTGGCTGGCAGCATCTTGCTGTCCGGCGGCGGCATCCCGCTGTGGCACCCGCATAGCGCGCAAGGCCTGGCCTTGCTGATTACGCTGAGCCTGTCGGCCACCCTGGCCCAGATGGCCATGACGCGCGCCTACCGCCTTGGCAATCCGCTATTGACCGCGAACCTGCAATATACCGGCATCGTCTTTTCCAGCATCTGGGGCATCCTTATCTGGCACGACCAGATGGACTGGCGCGGCTGGCTTGGCACTGCTGTAATCCTTATCAGCGGTTTGCTGGCAACGTTTTATAATCAAAAGAAGGCGCGTCCGCTCAACTCCTTGCACGAAGAAAAAACGGTGGTCGCCCAGACGGGGTCGCCTAGACGGGGCGCCTAG
- the dxs gene encoding 1-deoxy-D-xylulose-5-phosphate synthase, with product MELLNTIDSPADLRKLTRAQLRPLADELREFVIESVAQTGGHLSSNLGTVELTIALHYVFNTPEDRVVWDVGHQTYPHKILTGRRDRMHTLRQLDGISGFPRRAESEYDTFGTAHSSTSISAVLGMALAAKTKGETDRHAIAVIGDGAMTAGMVFEAMNNAGVYDDINMLVILNDNDMSISPPVGALNRYLARLMSGQFYAQAKNVGKSILPGPMRQLAKRFEEHAKGMVVPATMFEEFGFNYIGPIDGHDLESLIPTLQNLKNLKGPQFLHVVTKKGQGYKLAEADPVLYHGPGKFNPAEGIKPATVSKMTYTQVFGDWLCDMAAQDDKLIGITPAMSGGSGLDTFAQRFPQRFYDVGIAEQHAVTFAAGLACEGLKPVVAIYSTFLQRAYDQLIHDVALQNLDVTFALDRSGLVGADGATHAGNYDMAYLRCIPNMVVMAASDENECRQMLSTAYHYNGPAAVRYPRGAGIGAAIVPELTTLPLGKGEIRRQGQSVAILAFGSMLAPSMAAGELLDATVVNMRFIKPLDVDLVLELAQNHDALVTVEEGSIMGGAGSAVAEALAAAGCVKPLLNLGLPDRFIDHGDVGQLLAQCGLNAEGIAASIRQRFGKDQPRLVVNQN from the coding sequence ATGGAACTACTCAACACAATCGACAGCCCGGCAGACCTGCGCAAACTGACGCGGGCGCAACTCAGGCCGCTGGCCGACGAGCTGCGCGAATTTGTCATCGAATCGGTGGCGCAGACCGGCGGCCACCTGTCGTCCAACCTGGGCACGGTAGAACTGACGATCGCGCTGCATTACGTTTTCAATACGCCGGAAGACCGCGTGGTGTGGGATGTCGGCCACCAGACCTATCCGCACAAGATCCTGACCGGCCGCCGCGACCGCATGCACACGCTGCGCCAGCTCGACGGCATTTCCGGTTTCCCGCGCCGTGCCGAAAGCGAATACGACACCTTCGGCACCGCCCATTCATCGACCTCGATTTCCGCCGTGCTGGGCATGGCGCTGGCCGCCAAGACCAAAGGCGAAACCGACCGCCACGCGATCGCCGTGATCGGCGACGGCGCAATGACTGCCGGCATGGTGTTCGAAGCCATGAACAATGCCGGCGTGTATGACGACATCAACATGCTGGTGATCCTGAACGACAACGACATGTCGATCTCGCCGCCGGTCGGCGCCCTCAACCGCTACCTGGCGCGCCTGATGTCGGGGCAGTTCTATGCGCAAGCCAAAAACGTCGGCAAGTCGATACTGCCGGGCCCGATGCGGCAACTGGCCAAGCGTTTCGAAGAACACGCCAAAGGCATGGTGGTGCCTGCCACCATGTTTGAAGAATTCGGTTTCAACTACATCGGTCCGATCGACGGCCACGACCTGGAATCGCTGATCCCGACCTTGCAAAACCTGAAGAACCTGAAGGGACCGCAGTTCCTGCACGTGGTGACCAAGAAGGGCCAGGGCTACAAGCTGGCGGAAGCCGACCCGGTGCTGTACCACGGCCCCGGCAAGTTCAATCCGGCCGAAGGCATCAAGCCGGCCACGGTCAGCAAGATGACCTACACCCAGGTATTCGGCGACTGGCTGTGCGACATGGCGGCGCAAGACGACAAGCTGATCGGCATCACCCCGGCGATGTCGGGTGGCTCCGGCCTGGATACTTTCGCCCAGCGCTTTCCGCAACGCTTCTACGACGTCGGCATCGCCGAGCAGCATGCGGTCACTTTCGCCGCCGGCCTGGCTTGCGAAGGGCTGAAGCCGGTAGTGGCGATCTATTCGACTTTCCTGCAGCGCGCCTACGACCAGCTGATCCATGACGTGGCGCTGCAGAACCTGGACGTGACCTTTGCGCTCGACCGTTCCGGCCTGGTCGGCGCCGACGGCGCTACCCACGCCGGCAACTACGACATGGCGTACCTGCGCTGCATCCCCAACATGGTGGTGATGGCGGCGTCCGACGAAAACGAATGCCGCCAGATGCTGTCGACCGCGTATCACTACAACGGCCCGGCAGCGGTGCGTTATCCGCGCGGCGCCGGCATCGGCGCAGCCATCGTTCCGGAATTGACCACATTACCCTTGGGTAAAGGCGAAATCAGGCGCCAAGGCCAGAGCGTAGCGATCCTGGCATTCGGTTCGATGCTGGCGCCGAGCATGGCAGCGGGTGAACTGCTCGACGCCACGGTCGTTAACATGCGTTTCATCAAGCCGCTGGACGTCGACCTGGTGCTGGAACTGGCGCAAAACCACGATGCGCTGGTCACGGTAGAAGAAGGTTCGATCATGGGCGGCGCCGGCTCTGCGGTAGCGGAAGCGCTGGCGGCGGCGGGATGCGTCAAGCCGCTCTTGAATCTGGGCTTGCCGGACCGATTTATAGACCATGGCGACGTCGGCCAGCTGCTGGCGCAATGCGGCCTGAACGCGGAAGGTATCGCCGCATCGATACGCCAGCGCTTCGGCAAAGACCAGCCGCGCCTGGTCGTCAACCAGAATTAA
- a CDS encoding exodeoxyribonuclease VII small subunit: MPKNPISTSSPASFEQAMAELEQLVAQMEAGELPLEASVAAYKRGSELVKFCALQLEKVDSQVKVLEGDMLKPFTGEALKDHSGADE, translated from the coding sequence ATGCCAAAAAATCCGATTTCCACCAGCAGTCCCGCCTCGTTTGAACAAGCAATGGCCGAACTGGAGCAACTGGTTGCCCAAATGGAAGCTGGCGAGTTGCCGCTGGAAGCCTCCGTCGCCGCGTATAAACGTGGGTCGGAACTGGTCAAGTTTTGCGCCTTGCAGCTGGAAAAAGTCGACAGCCAGGTCAAGGTGCTGGAAGGCGACATGCTCAAGCCGTTTACCGGTGAAGCGCTGAAGGATCACAGCGGAGCTGACGAATGA